The following are encoded together in the Adhaeribacter arboris genome:
- a CDS encoding MBL fold metallo-hydrolase, which translates to MMRQICKIFGSVLLLGLSSCYTPQPVAGPDVPATLSNKSWVKYPGLKLHVFNTGTNRVPDMLAGPNQPWRPVPAFVIEHPQRGLVVFDCGLGPEIAEKQEGALHPLVGLLFKSRSAVGGDLVSQMRRDGWLPQKVNTVILSHLHFDHTGAAPAFTNATFVTAKGVKFKNTSRLAGFEPTHTAWIAPTRHQEIDFTKGKPYATFPRTVDLFGDGSIILVQGEGHSEGDMAAIVHLPQGPVLLTGDAVVHFDWLNSQDIQKIAHHPQEAAIVRNQVRALRRAEPAVVVIPGHDLSEVPEKRPDIMRHHKQLFQPETWLSQPKSSKQLVQGLN; encoded by the coding sequence ATGATGAGGCAAATATGTAAAATTTTTGGCAGTGTTTTGCTGTTGGGTCTGAGCAGTTGTTATACTCCTCAACCGGTAGCTGGGCCGGATGTACCGGCTACTTTATCTAACAAAAGCTGGGTAAAATATCCGGGTTTAAAATTGCATGTGTTTAATACCGGCACGAACCGGGTTCCCGATATGCTGGCAGGCCCTAACCAACCCTGGCGGCCGGTGCCGGCTTTTGTTATAGAACACCCGCAGCGCGGCTTAGTAGTTTTTGATTGCGGATTAGGTCCGGAAATCGCGGAAAAACAAGAAGGGGCCTTGCATCCGCTGGTAGGTTTATTATTTAAATCGCGGTCGGCAGTTGGTGGTGATTTGGTCAGCCAGATGCGCCGCGACGGCTGGCTTCCCCAAAAAGTAAATACCGTTATTTTATCGCATTTGCATTTCGACCATACCGGTGCGGCGCCCGCTTTTACCAACGCTACTTTTGTAACCGCCAAAGGAGTGAAATTCAAAAATACTTCCCGCCTGGCTGGCTTCGAACCAACTCATACTGCCTGGATTGCTCCCACGCGCCACCAAGAAATTGATTTTACCAAGGGTAAGCCTTACGCCACTTTCCCCCGCACGGTAGACCTTTTCGGTGATGGCAGCATTATTTTGGTGCAGGGCGAGGGTCACTCGGAAGGCGACATGGCCGCTATTGTGCATTTACCCCAGGGCCCGGTATTGTTAACCGGCGATGCGGTTGTTCATTTTGATTGGTTGAACTCCCAGGATATACAAAAAATAGCGCACCACCCGCAAGAAGCCGCTATCGTGCGTAATCAGGTAAGGGCATTGCGCCGGGCAGAACCAGCGGTAGTAGTAATACCCGGCCATGACCTTTCGGAAGTTCCGGAAAAACGCCCCGATATTATGCGGCACCACAAGCAACTTTTTCAACCGGAAACCTGGCTTTCTCAACCTAAATCCTCAAAACAACTCGTTCAAGGCTTGAATTAA
- a CDS encoding Crp/Fnr family transcriptional regulator has protein sequence MTDDEIYAQARKSYARLVVFTNEEWQAFRERTLIRYLNRKEHFLRQDAVCLHCAYVAKGYVRHYYLVEGKEVTNDFNFEHMSTGGYQSFITQMPVRFNIVAMEPTTLVTFNRSTILDLYERYPNWQKLGRLVIEGLFNRKTLREESFLLDTPEDRYRQLLQRQPFILQRVPLVYIASYLGITPETLSRIRARK, from the coding sequence TTGACAGACGACGAAATCTATGCGCAGGCCCGGAAAAGTTATGCCCGATTAGTGGTATTTACCAACGAAGAGTGGCAGGCCTTCCGGGAACGAACCCTAATCCGGTATTTGAACCGGAAAGAACATTTTTTAAGGCAAGACGCGGTATGTTTGCATTGTGCTTACGTGGCCAAAGGGTATGTACGGCATTATTACCTCGTGGAGGGCAAAGAAGTTACCAACGATTTTAATTTCGAGCACATGTCTACGGGCGGTTACCAGAGCTTTATTACTCAAATGCCGGTGCGGTTTAATATTGTAGCCATGGAACCTACTACCCTCGTTACTTTTAACCGCAGCACCATTCTGGATTTATACGAGCGCTACCCTAACTGGCAAAAGTTGGGTCGATTGGTTATTGAAGGATTGTTTAACCGCAAAACCCTCCGCGAAGAATCTTTTTTACTCGACACGCCCGAAGACCGCTACCGGCAATTACTCCAGCGGCAACCGTTTATTCTGCAGCGTGTGCCTTTAGTTTACATCGCTTCGTACTTGGGCATTACTCCGGAAACCCTGAGCCGCATTCGGGCCAGAAAATAA
- a CDS encoding GNAT family N-acetyltransferase, whose translation MEHPLDNPIWMALQSGNKNIAYGNTQVKFMQRDVGLFAAMDVYSESNFKYLQEQSSPEDSFILFTPGKMQVPTGWKTLVEKAITQMVYPHSAPPLWEVDKNLVALKETDVPAMLNLTQRTKPGPFLSGTIQLGSYFGFFEESKLIAMAGQRLKPGMYTEISAVCTDAGYTGKGLAKKLVMHQVSQILAESRIPILHLNSENSPAYNLYAKIGFQTRREMVVYVIQNTKLALQ comes from the coding sequence TTGGAACACCCCCTCGATAATCCAATCTGGATGGCGCTTCAATCCGGAAATAAAAATATAGCCTACGGCAATACGCAGGTTAAATTTATGCAAAGGGATGTTGGCCTTTTTGCGGCGATGGACGTGTACTCCGAAAGTAATTTTAAATACTTACAGGAACAAAGTTCGCCGGAAGATTCCTTTATACTTTTTACTCCCGGTAAAATGCAGGTACCGACGGGCTGGAAAACTCTGGTGGAGAAGGCTATCACGCAAATGGTATACCCGCATTCTGCTCCCCCATTATGGGAAGTCGATAAAAACCTGGTGGCTTTAAAAGAAACCGATGTTCCGGCTATGCTCAATTTAACGCAAAGAACCAAGCCCGGCCCTTTTTTATCCGGTACTATCCAATTAGGAAGTTACTTCGGTTTTTTTGAAGAAAGTAAATTAATTGCCATGGCCGGGCAGCGCCTGAAGCCAGGTATGTATACCGAAATAAGCGCGGTTTGCACGGATGCCGGTTATACTGGTAAAGGGTTGGCTAAAAAACTGGTTATGCATCAGGTTAGCCAAATACTGGCCGAGTCCCGAATCCCCATTCTGCATTTAAATAGCGAAAATAGTCCAGCTTATAACTTATACGCTAAAATCGGCTTTCAAACCAGGCGGGAAATGGTGGTGTATGTTATCCAAAACACTAAGCTTGCTTTACAATAA
- a CDS encoding P-loop NTPase family protein: protein MDGDREKSIYFITGASGVGKTTLINQLGNKYKSKPWAFFHFDSIGVPSLLEMTNAFGSPNRWQEVKTHAWITRILHEPWKEKIFLEGQVNLEFIRAGFAKQGFEEYTIILLDCSEEEMRKRLTYHRMQPELFTADMRNWLKFLRKQAEELGTLRIDTSHLTKEEVIKTFEEKLHLYG, encoded by the coding sequence ATGGATGGCGACAGAGAAAAAAGTATTTATTTTATTACGGGGGCTTCTGGGGTAGGAAAAACAACTTTAATTAATCAACTCGGGAACAAGTACAAAAGTAAGCCTTGGGCATTTTTTCACTTTGATTCAATCGGGGTTCCTTCACTACTCGAAATGACGAATGCGTTTGGATCACCTAACCGTTGGCAGGAAGTTAAAACTCATGCGTGGATAACTAGAATCTTGCACGAACCTTGGAAGGAGAAAATCTTTTTAGAGGGGCAGGTAAATTTAGAATTTATTCGCGCGGGTTTTGCCAAACAGGGTTTTGAGGAATACACGATTATACTATTGGATTGCAGCGAAGAAGAAATGAGAAAAAGACTCACTTACCATCGTATGCAACCCGAGTTATTTACGGCAGATATGAGAAACTGGCTTAAATTCCTGAGAAAACAAGCCGAAGAATTAGGAACCCTGCGCATCGATACCAGCCACTTGACCAAAGAAGAGGTAATAAAGACATTCGAGGAAAAGCTCCACCTGTATGGTTAA
- a CDS encoding SRPBCC family protein translates to MEQTKITVDATIAAHISKVWEYYTQPEHITKWNFATSDWQCPKAENDLKPGGKYSARMEAKDGSFGFDFEAIYDEVIDQKKLTYTMGDGRQATTDFENLEGTTKVTTTFDAENTNEVEMQRAGWQAILNNFKKYAETN, encoded by the coding sequence ATGGAGCAAACAAAAATTACGGTAGATGCCACTATTGCAGCGCACATCAGCAAAGTTTGGGAATATTATACCCAGCCCGAACATATTACGAAATGGAATTTTGCCACCAGTGATTGGCAATGCCCAAAAGCAGAGAACGATTTAAAACCGGGCGGAAAATACAGCGCCCGAATGGAAGCGAAAGACGGAAGTTTTGGTTTCGACTTTGAAGCCATTTATGATGAAGTTATTGACCAAAAGAAGCTTACTTACACCATGGGTGACGGCAGGCAAGCAACCACTGATTTTGAGAACCTGGAGGGAACCACCAAAGTAACGACAACTTTTGACGCGGAAAATACCAATGAGGTAGAAATGCAACGAGCCGGTTGGCAGGCAATCCTAAACAATTTTAAAAAATACGCCGAAACCAACTAA
- a CDS encoding DUF6157 family protein, whose protein sequence is MKVHTTNYPNTFIQIAEDCPAARGEIPPVKGDTKTVANIQFELVRKNPYKFTSDEVLFRVFAERKELTEAELEQARAQFFSKGQPCFRASPLPKRYGWGVHSDKDGKIALVACDTPEYAKLSSDKNLKIFNAMRSSK, encoded by the coding sequence ATGAAAGTTCATACGACCAATTACCCAAACACCTTTATCCAAATAGCGGAGGATTGCCCGGCAGCAAGGGGAGAAATTCCGCCCGTGAAAGGAGATACCAAAACGGTGGCGAATATTCAATTTGAACTCGTTCGAAAAAATCCTTATAAGTTTACTTCGGATGAGGTGCTTTTCCGGGTATTTGCGGAACGTAAGGAGTTAACCGAAGCTGAACTGGAACAAGCCAGAGCCCAATTTTTTTCCAAAGGGCAACCTTGCTTTCGAGCTTCCCCCTTACCAAAGCGGTATGGCTGGGGAGTGCACAGCGATAAAGACGGGAAAATTGCCTTAGTAGCCTGTGATACTCCTGAATACGCAAAATTATCATCCGACAAAAATTTGAAGATTTTTAATGCAATGCGGTCCAGTAAGTAA
- a CDS encoding DUF2200 domain-containing protein: MNTSTTHHQRIAKMLFSTVYPLYLAKIEKKGRSKVELNQVIEWLTGFDPNKVQNLINEKVTFEVFFRQATLNPSANLITGVICGYRVEEIEDTLTQQVRYLDKLVDELAKGRKMEKILRGL, translated from the coding sequence ATGAACACATCTACCACCCACCATCAGCGTATCGCCAAAATGCTTTTTTCCACGGTTTACCCTTTGTATCTGGCAAAAATAGAGAAGAAAGGCCGATCCAAAGTAGAATTAAATCAGGTAATTGAGTGGTTAACCGGCTTCGACCCTAATAAGGTGCAGAACCTGATAAATGAAAAGGTAACTTTTGAAGTATTCTTCCGACAGGCTACGCTCAACCCCAGTGCAAATCTTATTACCGGTGTAATTTGTGGGTACCGGGTAGAGGAAATTGAAGATACTTTAACGCAGCAGGTCAGGTATTTGGATAAGTTGGTGGATGAGTTGGCCAAGGGCAGAAAGATGGAAAAAATTTTGCGCGGCTTGTAG
- a CDS encoding dihydrofolate reductase family protein: protein MLQRGRMRLLPSTWWPILRNMKRQEGKPIFAHGGVSFAQNLVKHGLVDEFRFSIHSVAIGKGISGCVTIPI, encoded by the coding sequence ATGCTTCAACGTGGTCGGATGCGGCTGTTGCCATCGACCTGGTGGCCGATATTACGAAATATGAAACGGCAAGAAGGAAAGCCTATTTTCGCTCATGGTGGAGTTAGCTTTGCCCAGAACCTCGTGAAGCATGGACTGGTGGACGAATTCAGGTTCTCCATTCACTCGGTTGCAATAGGAAAAGGAATTTCAGGGTGTGTGACCATCCCCATCTGA
- a CDS encoding type II toxin-antitoxin system VapC family toxin has product MRGNKLFVDTNILLYFLKGESEVIEMLADKDLIISFVTELELLSFPKISPNSEEVIQGLLKNCSIIDLTAEIKELIIRFRRESKLKLPDAIVAATACYLKLPLPTADKQF; this is encoded by the coding sequence ATGAGAGGGAATAAACTTTTTGTTGATACCAACATTTTGCTGTATTTCTTAAAAGGAGAATCAGAAGTAATAGAAATGCTAGCGGATAAAGATTTGATTATATCGTTCGTTACCGAATTAGAGTTACTTTCCTTTCCTAAAATCTCACCAAATTCAGAAGAAGTTATTCAAGGATTATTAAAGAATTGTTCTATAATTGATTTAACCGCAGAAATCAAAGAGTTAATTATCCGATTTAGGAGAGAATCAAAACTAAAGCTACCAGATGCTATTGTTGCCGCTACAGCATGTTATTTAAAATTACCCTTACCTACTGCTGATAAACAATTCTGA
- a CDS encoding TonB-dependent receptor domain-containing protein: protein MKHFITIIFFSFIGYSITRAQDIVPAAPGLNGTVKGIIQDSLKQEPLGYVTVIILEKGKNEPVKTALTKDNGSFEISGLSAKSYQLALAFVGYSNKKMDLLAFTPEKLVADVGTILLSTTTKQLKEVEIVTERPLVKQDIDKITYDVSADPESKTLNALDMLRKVPLITVDADDNIELKGNSNYKVLVNGKTSSLFVRNPKDVFKSMPASSIKNIEVITNPPSKYEAEGVGGIINIITHKKTMGGYNGSVNIGAGQPQSYQLGGYVTAKVKKLGVTGNYFYNDYKSPAGRNNLFRRDAVNNQLNQVGESQYEGDYQYAGGELSYEIDTLNLLTGNLGFNRGRNNNDLTQKVQNLNSAGTLTQAYDRLNNGSGQWRGIDVGLDYQRTFKRNKDQILTFSYKFNQNGDDSYSDFRVVPVLNYPDDIISKTENNGKTNEHTYQADYVQPIKKQTLELGVKSILRNSKSDYYYSDLEESSQSYVVDPSRTNNFEYQQDIYAAYTSFNLKKDKWGLRVGSRLEETRIDANFKSSGEFVKQDYFNLIPSVALSRQLKGTAAIKGSYTQRIERPGLWYLNPYRNEIDPRNIYFGNPALQPAVNHAFDVSYSNFIKGSSINGSLFYNFTNESIQPFTTLNGDTAITTYGNIGKNHTLGLSLNGNVAITKKFNVNLNGSLNYVRLSSFLRGLPVNNEGLMANVFGYASYRLEKGWRLSANVGVNSPRITLQGTSASYSYHSFSVNKQLFKGEKGGISFSVSSPFQKRRRWLSEINDLQFYQRQESYYVMRRFNLSFNYRFGKLESGIARKKRGIQNDDVKSGGGQSTGTGN from the coding sequence ATGAAACACTTTATCACGATTATTTTCTTTAGTTTTATTGGTTACTCTATTACGCGTGCCCAGGATATTGTACCCGCAGCTCCTGGCCTGAACGGCACTGTTAAAGGCATAATCCAGGATTCCCTGAAGCAGGAGCCATTGGGTTATGTTACCGTTATTATCTTGGAAAAAGGTAAAAATGAACCCGTAAAAACTGCTTTAACGAAAGACAACGGTTCTTTTGAAATCAGTGGCTTGTCTGCCAAATCGTATCAGTTAGCGTTGGCTTTTGTAGGCTACAGCAATAAGAAAATGGATTTGCTGGCTTTTACGCCCGAAAAACTGGTGGCAGACGTGGGTACCATTTTACTAAGCACCACTACTAAGCAGTTGAAAGAAGTGGAAATTGTAACTGAGCGACCCCTGGTAAAACAAGATATAGATAAAATTACCTACGACGTAAGCGCCGACCCGGAAAGCAAAACTTTAAACGCGCTGGATATGCTCCGCAAAGTGCCCCTTATTACCGTAGATGCCGACGACAACATTGAGTTAAAAGGCAATAGTAACTACAAAGTGCTGGTAAACGGCAAAACTTCCTCGTTGTTTGTGCGCAACCCTAAAGATGTTTTTAAAAGTATGCCGGCTAGTTCCATCAAAAACATCGAGGTTATTACTAACCCCCCGTCTAAGTACGAGGCCGAAGGCGTGGGAGGCATCATCAATATTATTACTCATAAAAAAACCATGGGCGGCTATAATGGTTCCGTTAACATTGGGGCCGGGCAACCACAAAGCTACCAATTAGGCGGCTATGTAACCGCTAAGGTTAAAAAGTTGGGCGTTACGGGTAATTATTTTTACAACGATTATAAATCCCCGGCCGGTCGCAATAACTTATTCCGGCGCGATGCTGTCAATAATCAGTTAAACCAAGTAGGCGAAAGCCAGTACGAAGGCGATTACCAGTACGCCGGGGGCGAGTTGAGCTACGAAATTGATACTTTAAATTTGCTTACCGGTAATTTAGGTTTTAACCGGGGCCGTAACAACAACGACTTAACCCAGAAAGTACAAAACCTGAATAGTGCGGGCACTTTAACCCAAGCCTATGACCGCTTAAACAATGGTAGCGGCCAATGGCGGGGCATAGATGTGGGTTTAGATTACCAACGTACGTTTAAACGCAACAAAGACCAGATTTTAACTTTTTCCTACAAATTCAATCAGAACGGCGACGACTCGTATTCGGATTTTCGGGTAGTACCCGTTCTGAACTACCCGGATGATATTATCAGCAAAACTGAAAATAACGGCAAAACCAACGAGCATACGTATCAGGCGGATTACGTACAGCCCATTAAAAAGCAAACCCTGGAGCTGGGGGTAAAATCCATTCTTCGGAATAGCAAAAGCGATTATTACTATTCTGATCTAGAGGAAAGCAGCCAGTCGTATGTAGTGGATCCTAGCCGCACCAATAATTTTGAGTACCAGCAGGATATTTACGCGGCATATACTTCTTTCAATTTAAAGAAAGATAAATGGGGTTTACGGGTAGGTAGCCGATTAGAAGAAACCCGGATTGACGCTAATTTTAAATCGTCCGGCGAATTCGTGAAGCAAGATTATTTTAACTTAATTCCGAGCGTAGCCCTCTCTAGGCAGTTAAAAGGAACGGCGGCCATAAAAGGCTCGTACACGCAACGCATTGAACGGCCCGGACTTTGGTATTTAAACCCGTACCGCAACGAGATTGACCCCCGCAATATTTATTTCGGAAATCCGGCCCTCCAGCCCGCCGTGAATCATGCTTTTGATGTATCGTACAGCAATTTTATAAAAGGCTCTTCTATTAACGGCAGCTTATTTTACAATTTTACCAACGAGTCTATCCAACCCTTTACCACTTTAAACGGCGATACGGCTATTACTACCTACGGCAATATCGGTAAAAACCATACGTTGGGTTTATCGCTCAACGGCAATGTGGCCATTACCAAAAAGTTTAATGTTAACCTGAACGGTAGTCTCAACTACGTGCGCTTAAGCAGCTTCTTAAGGGGTTTACCGGTAAACAACGAAGGTTTGATGGCCAATGTTTTTGGTTACGCCAGTTACCGCCTGGAGAAAGGCTGGCGTTTGAGCGCGAACGTGGGGGTAAATTCGCCGCGTATAACTTTGCAAGGCACCTCGGCGTCGTATTCGTACCATTCGTTCTCCGTGAACAAGCAATTGTTTAAAGGCGAAAAAGGCGGTATTTCTTTCTCGGTAAGTAGTCCATTTCAGAAGCGCCGCCGTTGGTTGAGCGAAATCAACGACCTCCAATTTTACCAGCGCCAGGAATCCTACTACGTCATGCGCCGGTTTAACCTGTCTTTTAATTACCGTTTTGGGAAACTGGAAAGCGGCATTGCCCGCAAAAAACGCGGCATCCAGAACGACGACGTAAAAAGCGGCGGTGGCCAAAGCACTGGAACCGGGAATTAG
- a CDS encoding SusC/RagA family TonB-linked outer membrane protein, producing the protein MQICLRKKLKFILTLQLVLFAALGLQAQGLTIKGKVTGDGGESLPGVTILLKGTTTGTVTDVEGNYQLAVPNGNGTLIVSFIGYQNKEVAINNQAVINVALSSDTKTLQEVVVVGYGTQKKETLTGSVTAVKGEEVTKSPSLNVTNNLAGRLPGLTAVAASGEPGNDASRLRIRGLNSFGKSDPLIVVDGVPGRSLERIDPNTIENISVLKDASAAIYGAQAANGVILVTTKRGKVGKPTITASFNQGFGRPTRLPEMADAAGYATMLTEIDQYAGNPPRFSPDDIQKFRDGSDPWGHPNTDWFKEVLKPWSGQNQANVSVSGGSETMKYFVSLTSREQQGYYYNSGAKYNQYDLRSNVDGNITKNISFGVDLAGWMEDRNYPTRSAGSIFRMVMRGKPNLPAYWPDGTPGPDIEYGDNPVVVSTKATGYDRDKRYVANTNFKLNVNIPWVKGLSVSGNAAIDKNFRFQKTWQTPWYLYSWDGQTRDTNGQPVLIKGKKGFDSPALTERMEDDYRILLNGLIKYDRTFLTDHNVNLLVGIEKITGGLDRFDAYRRNFVSTALDQMFAGATDQYLTNGGSGSANARLNYFGRVNYNFKNKYLAEFVWRYQGSYIFEKATRFGFFPGVSLGYNISEEDFWKNNLSFINYFKLRASWGKTGWDEVYFNNVLQEYAFLSTYSLGAAGNAFVNNGGATLSPTLYETGVPNANTTWEKAIQRNVGIDAEFLNNHLVVTADYFDNLRSDILWRRSASIPTSTGMSLPPENIGKSGNRGFDFSVTYNNRTENELTYEVGINAGYAKNRIVFWDETPGRPEYQLTTGRPIPTDPYAPDNDLYYQAMGIFKDQAAVDAYPHWPGARPGDIIFKDVNEDGKIDANDRVRNNKSNIPRLTAGLTARLGYKGFDFSALIQSATGAVNYISTESGEIGNFLQSFYENRWTPDNINASGPRTFNRSNEYWVGNRNTYWLHKTDYIRLKNIELGYSLPQITQKWGIQKLRVYVNAFNLLTYSPDYKDFDPELSSGSGQGYPLQKIVNGGISVTF; encoded by the coding sequence ATGCAAATTTGCTTACGTAAAAAGTTAAAGTTTATTCTTACTCTTCAACTAGTACTTTTCGCAGCTTTAGGGTTGCAAGCCCAAGGGCTTACCATTAAAGGCAAAGTTACCGGCGACGGAGGAGAATCTCTCCCTGGAGTAACTATTTTGTTAAAAGGAACTACCACCGGTACGGTTACCGATGTGGAAGGCAATTACCAACTGGCCGTTCCCAATGGCAATGGTACTTTAATTGTTTCTTTTATTGGTTACCAGAACAAAGAAGTGGCTATTAATAACCAAGCGGTAATTAATGTAGCGCTTTCTTCGGATACTAAAACCTTGCAGGAAGTAGTGGTAGTAGGTTATGGTACCCAGAAGAAAGAAACCTTGACTGGTTCGGTAACAGCTGTAAAAGGAGAAGAAGTTACGAAAAGTCCTTCTCTGAACGTAACTAATAATTTAGCCGGGCGCTTACCCGGTTTAACGGCCGTAGCCGCCAGCGGCGAACCGGGGAATGATGCCTCCCGGTTAAGAATCCGGGGTTTAAATTCATTCGGCAAATCAGACCCGTTAATTGTAGTAGATGGGGTACCCGGCCGGTCACTGGAAAGAATTGACCCGAATACCATCGAAAACATTTCGGTACTGAAAGATGCTTCGGCGGCTATTTACGGCGCCCAGGCTGCTAACGGCGTTATTCTAGTAACCACTAAAAGAGGGAAAGTGGGCAAACCTACCATTACTGCTTCCTTTAACCAGGGCTTTGGTCGCCCTACCCGCTTGCCGGAAATGGCAGATGCTGCAGGTTACGCAACCATGTTAACTGAAATTGACCAATACGCCGGTAATCCTCCGCGTTTTTCACCTGATGATATCCAAAAATTCCGGGACGGTTCTGATCCATGGGGTCACCCGAACACCGATTGGTTCAAAGAAGTTTTAAAACCTTGGTCGGGTCAAAATCAAGCGAACGTATCGGTATCCGGCGGCAGCGAAACCATGAAGTATTTTGTTTCGCTTACTTCCAGAGAGCAACAAGGGTATTATTATAACAGCGGCGCCAAGTACAATCAATACGACTTACGATCTAACGTGGACGGAAACATTACCAAAAACATCAGCTTTGGGGTAGATTTAGCCGGCTGGATGGAAGACCGTAATTACCCCACCCGAAGTGCCGGCAGTATTTTTAGAATGGTAATGCGGGGCAAACCCAACTTGCCGGCTTACTGGCCCGATGGCACTCCTGGTCCGGATATTGAGTACGGCGACAACCCGGTGGTAGTTAGTACCAAAGCTACCGGTTACGATAGAGACAAACGCTACGTAGCCAATACCAACTTTAAATTAAATGTAAATATTCCTTGGGTAAAAGGCCTTTCCGTTTCCGGAAACGCGGCTATCGATAAAAACTTCCGGTTTCAGAAAACCTGGCAAACTCCCTGGTATTTATACTCCTGGGATGGTCAGACCCGCGATACCAACGGCCAGCCAGTGCTAATTAAAGGTAAAAAAGGTTTCGATAGCCCGGCTTTAACCGAACGAATGGAAGATGATTACCGGATACTGCTGAACGGTTTAATAAAATACGACCGCACTTTCTTAACCGATCATAATGTAAACTTACTGGTAGGAATTGAAAAAATTACCGGTGGCCTGGACCGGTTTGATGCGTACCGCCGCAATTTTGTTTCTACCGCTCTCGATCAAATGTTTGCCGGAGCTACCGACCAGTACTTAACCAATGGCGGTTCGGGTAGTGCCAATGCTCGTTTAAATTATTTTGGGCGGGTAAATTATAATTTCAAAAATAAGTACCTGGCCGAGTTTGTATGGCGGTACCAAGGCTCTTACATTTTTGAAAAAGCCACTCGTTTTGGTTTCTTCCCGGGGGTATCGTTAGGTTATAATATTTCAGAAGAAGATTTCTGGAAAAATAACCTGAGTTTTATTAATTATTTTAAACTGCGGGCATCCTGGGGTAAAACTGGTTGGGATGAAGTTTACTTTAATAATGTATTACAGGAATATGCTTTCCTTTCTACTTACAGTTTAGGAGCGGCCGGTAATGCTTTCGTTAATAATGGAGGAGCGACGCTTAGCCCAACTTTGTACGAAACAGGTGTTCCGAATGCCAATACTACCTGGGAAAAAGCTATTCAGCGCAATGTGGGTATTGATGCGGAGTTCCTGAACAATCACCTGGTGGTAACCGCCGATTATTTTGATAACCTGCGCTCCGATATTTTATGGAGAAGAAGCGCTTCTATTCCAACTTCAACGGGTATGTCGTTACCGCCCGAAAACATCGGTAAATCCGGTAACCGCGGTTTTGACTTTAGTGTAACCTACAATAATCGGACTGAAAATGAACTTACTTACGAAGTAGGTATTAACGCCGGCTACGCGAAAAACCGCATTGTTTTCTGGGACGAAACTCCTGGCCGTCCGGAATACCAGCTTACTACCGGCCGACCGATTCCTACGGATCCCTACGCTCCGGATAACGACTTGTATTATCAAGCAATGGGTATATTCAAAGACCAGGCTGCCGTAGATGCTTACCCGCATTGGCCCGGCGCCCGCCCGGGTGATATCATTTTTAAAGATGTAAATGAAGACGGAAAAATAGATGCCAACGACCGGGTACGTAATAATAAGAGCAATATCCCCAGGCTTACGGCCGGTTTAACCGCTCGTTTAGGCTACAAAGGTTTCGACTTCTCGGCTTTAATTCAAAGTGCTACCGGCGCGGTAAATTACATCAGCACCGAATCCGGCGAAATTGGCAACTTCCTGCAAAGCTTCTACGAAAACCGCTGGACTCCGGATAATATAAATGCTTCCGGCCCCCGTACTTTTAACCGGAGCAATGAATACTGGGTAGGCAACCGCAATACCTATTGGCTGCACAAAACCGATTACATCCGGTTAAAAAACATTGAGCTTGGCTACAGCCTACCGCAAATTACCCAGAAGTGGGGCATTCAAAAACTTAGAGTGTATGTAAATGCCTTCAACTTATTAACCTACAGCCCCGACTACAAAGATTTTGATCCGGAACTAAGCTCCGGCTCGGGCCAGGGTTATCCTTTGCAAAAAATTGTGAATGGCGGTATTTCCGTTACCTTTTAA